The Suncus etruscus isolate mSunEtr1 chromosome 14, mSunEtr1.pri.cur, whole genome shotgun sequence genome contains a region encoding:
- the LOC126028450 gene encoding ras GTPase-activating protein-binding protein 1-like, with the protein MEASPVVKDHDPCDLGGSQRRKTHLLDMEGSLDEEGPLLFDMEVQHEAPVLAPQDSPEGKFYVHNDIFSYQDEVLGGFITETQEEAKEEAKGEPEAEQEPVREPQEEKLEAILEEAKEEAKGEPAAELEPVREPQEEKLEAILEEAKEEAKGEPEAELEPVREPQEEKLEAILEEAKEEAKIEPEEAELEPVREPQEEKLEAILEEAVPEAAEKSPAEQEAPKNRIPEDAAPKGQVPEAQEDEPPVSWASMVCKNLGPVTGTPPQRPKVPASQPSPESKPESQKLGQQEQRGREAGTNPAPRGPPRPLRDPRQPGSLVPRRPRLSRHPNSHQLFLGNLPHEVQEQELLQVFQAFGKVLELRVLSGGEAPDFGFVVFDGCEPVQKALSRRPITIRGGVRFNVQEKRPRAALRDSCPGGAPGSGPRGPPRGNLMQMSDSEVGENQFP; encoded by the exons ATGGAAGCCAGTCCTGTGGTGAAAGACCATGATCCTTGTGACTTGGGAGGCAGCCAGAGGAGGAAGACTCATCTTTTGGACATGGAAGGCAGCCTTGACGAAGAAGGCCCTCTTCTTTTTGACATGGAAGTCCAGCATGAGGCGCCAG tcctcgCACCCCAGGACTCACCTGAAGGGAAGTTCTACGTGCACAACGACATCTTCAGCTACCAGGATGAAGTCTTGGGGGGCTTCATCACTGAGACTCAGGAGGAAGCAAAGGAAGAAGCAAAGGGCGAGCCAGAAGCTGAGCAAGAGCCAGTGCGAGAGCCTCAGGAAGAGAAGCTGGAGGCCATCCTGGAGGAAGCAAAGGAAGAAGCAAAGGGGGAGCCAGCAGCTGAGCTAGAGCCAGTGCGAGAGCCTCAGGAAGAGAAGCTGGAGGCCATCCTGGAGGAAGCAAAGGAAGAAGCAAAGGGCGAGCCAGAAGCTGAGCTAGAGCCAGTGCGAGAGCCTCAGGAAGAGAAGCTGGAGGCCATCCTGGAGGAAGCAAAGGAAGAAGCAAAGATCGAGCCAGAAGAAGCTGAGCTAGAGCCAGTACGGGAGCCTCAGGAAGAGAAGCTGGAGGCCATCCTGGAGGAAGCTGTCCCTGAGGCCGCAGAGAAGAGCCCCGCTGAGCAGGAGGCCCCCAAGAACAGGATCCCAGAGGATGCTGCCCCTAAAGGCCAGGTCCCCGAAGCACAGGAGGATGAGCCGCCCGTCTCATGGGCGTCCATGGTCTGCAAGAACCTGGGGCCTGTGACCGGGACCCCACCCCAGCGGCCAAAGGTCCCGGCCTCCCAGCCCAGTCCTGAGTCCAAGCCCGAATCCCAGAAACTCGGGCAGCAGGAGCAGagaggcagggaggcagggacCAACCCTGCTCCCCGAGGGCCGCCCAGGCCCCTCCGTGACCCCAGACAGCCAGGCAGCCTGGTGCCCCGAAGGCCAAGGTTGTCGAGGCACCCCAACAGCCACCAGCTCTTCCTGGGCAACCTGCCCCACGAGGTGCAGGAGCAGGAGCTGCTCCAAGTGTTCCAGGCCTTTGGCAAGGTGTTGGAGCTGCGGGTGCTCAGCGGCGGGGAGGCGCCCGACTTCGGCTTCGTGGTGTTCGATGGCTGCGAGCCGGTGCAGAAGGCCCTGAGCAGGAGGCCCATCACAATCCGGGGGGGTGTGCGCTTCAACGTGCAGGAGAAGAGGCCCCGAGCAGCCCTGCGGGACTCTTGCCCTGGTGGGGCTCCGGGCTCTGGCCCGCGAGGGCCTCCCCGAGGGAACCTGATGCAGATGTCCGACTCGGAGGTGGGTGAAAACCAGTTCCCGTGA
- the TXNL4B gene encoding thioredoxin-like protein 4B, with protein MHLKTLGLYFRTNHKDYFLNDFKMSFLLPKLTSKTEVDHAIKSTAEKVLVLRFGRDEDPVCLQLDDILAKTAGDLSKMAAIYLVDVDRTPVYTHYFDISYIPSTVFFFNGQHMKVDYGSPDHTKFVGSFKTKQDFIDLIEVIYRGAMRGKLIVQSPIDPRNIPKYDLLYQDI; from the exons ATGCATCTAAAAACATTAGGACTTTATTTCAGGACTAACCACAAGGATTATTTTTTGAATGATTTCAAGATGAGCTTCCTATTGCCCAAACTGACGAGCAAAACAGAGGTTGACCATGCGATAAAAAGTACTGCAGAAAAGGTGTTGGTTCTCAGGTTTGGGAGAGATGAGGATCCTGTCTGTCTGCAACTGGATGATATT CTTGCTAAGACTGCCGGGGACCTGAGCAAAATGGCTGCTATTTATCTGGTAGATGTGGATCGCACTCCAGTTTACACACACTATTTTGACATCAGTTACATTCCATCCACAGTGTTTTTCTTCAATGGACAGCATATGAAAGTTGATTATGG GTCTCCAGACCACACTAAGTTTGTGGGAAGTTTCAAAACCAAACAAGACTTCATAGACCTGATTGAAGTAATTTACCGAGGAGCAATGAGAGGGAAACTTATTGTGCAAAGTCCCATCGATCCCAGGAATATCCCCAAGTATGACCTCCTCTATCAAGATATTTAG
- the LOC126028451 gene encoding haptoglobin-like, translating into MNSFSSPPGRVLGAVVAFLLWGQLFAADTGNEVTDAADDICPKPPMIANGYVEHAVHYGCQEYYQLRSEGDGVYTLDGEKRWVNKVVGEKLPECEAVCGKPKNPVTQVQRILGGSVDAKGSFPWQAKMISPHNLTLGATLIHEQWLLTTAKNLLLGQPEGVEAKDIGPTLRLYVGRQQQVRVEKVVLHPDPANVDIGLIKLKEKVPVNERVMPICLPSEDYTQVGRLGYVSGWGRNTNFRYTDQLKYVTLPVADQKNCVEHYEGSVEPEKKVAKSPVGVQPTLNEHTFCAGLSRYQEDTCNGDAGSAFAVHDQEKDTWYAAGILSFDKSCRVAEYGVYVKVSSFLNWIRETMAEA; encoded by the exons ATGAACTCTTTCTCGTCTCCTCCTGGCAGGGTCCTAGGAGCTGTTGTCGCCTTCCTGCTCTGGGGGCAGCTGTTTGCTGCGGACACGGGAAATGAAGTCACAGATGCAGCAG ATGACATCTGCCCCAAACCCCCTATGATTGCAAATGGCTATGTGGAGCATGCAGTGCACTATGGATGCCAGGAGTACTACCAGCTGCGCAGTGAAGGAGATG GAGTTTACACCTTAGACGGAGAGAAGCGCTGGGTCAATAAGGTTGTTGGAGAGAAACTTCCTGAGTGTGAAGCAG TGTGTGGGAAGCCGAAGAATCCTGTGACCCAGGTGCAGCGGATCCTGGGGGGATCTGTGGATGCCAAGGGCAGCTTTCCCTGGCAGGCCAAAATGATCTCTCCCCACAACCTCACCTTGGGGGCCACGCTGATCCACGAGCAGTGGCTGCTGACCACAGCCAAGAATCTCCTCCTGGGCCAGCCTGAAGGGGTGGAGGCAAAGGACATTGGCCCCACACTCAGACTCTACGTGGGGAGGCAGCAGCAAGTGCGGGTGGAGAAAGTGGTTCTCCACCCTGACCCCGCCAACGTGGACATCGGCCTCATCAAACTCAAGGAGAAGGTGCCCGTCAACGAGAGGGTGATGCCCATCTGCCTCCCCTCTGAAGACTACACCCAAGTGGGGCGTTTGGGCTATGTGTCTGGCTGGGGCCGGAACACCAATTTCAGGTATACAGATCAGCTCAAGTATGTCACattgcctgtggctgaccagaAGAATTGTGTGGAGCACTATGAGGGCAGTGTTGAGCCTGAGAAGAAGGTCGCCAAGAGCCCCGTCGGGGTGCAGCCCACGCTGAATGAACACACTTTCTGTGCTGGCCTGTCTCGGTACCAGGAAGACACCTGCAATGGGGATGCGGGCAGCGCCTTCGCGGTCCACGACCAGGAGAAGGACACATGGTATGCGGCCGGCATCCTGAGCTTCGATAAGAGCTGCCGGGTGGCTGAGTATGGGGTGTACGTGAAGGTGTCCTCCTTCCTGAACTGGATCCGAGAAACCATGGCTGAGGCATAG